One genomic window of Mesoplodon densirostris isolate mMesDen1 chromosome 14, mMesDen1 primary haplotype, whole genome shotgun sequence includes the following:
- the KCNS3 gene encoding potassium voltage-gated channel subfamily S member 3 → MVFGEIFHRPGQDKELVNLNVGGFKQSIDQSTLLRFPHTRLGKLLSCHSEEAILELCDDYSVADKEYYFDRNPSLFRYVLNFYYTGKLHVMEELCVFSFCQEIEYWGINELFLDSCCSNRYHERKEENHEKDWDQKSNDVSTDSSFEESSLFEKELEKFDKLRFGQLRKKIWIRTENPAYCLSAKLIAISSLSVVLASIVAMCVHSMSEFQNEDGEVDDPVLEGVEIACIAWFTVELAIRLVAAPCQKKFWKNPLNIIDFISIIPFYATLAVDTKKEESEDIENMGKVVQILRLMRIFRILKLARHSVGLRSLGATLRHSYHEVGLLLLFLSVGISIFSVLIYSVEKDDHTSSLTSIPVCWWWATISMTTVGYGDTHPVTLAGKLIASTCIICGILVVALPITIIFNKFSKYYQKQKDIDMDQCSEDPPEKCHELPYFNIRDIYAQRMHAFITSLSSVGIVVSDPDTTDASSIEDNEDVYNVASLENCTAK, encoded by the coding sequence ATGGTGTTTGGTGAGATTTTCCATCGCCCTGGACAAGACAAGGAACTTGTCAACTTGAACGTGGGGGGCTTTAAACAGTCCATCGACCAGAGCACCCTCCTGCGCTTTCCTCACACCAGACTCGGGAAGCTGCTCAGCTGCCACTCGGAAGAGGCCATCCTGGAACTGTGTGATGACTACAGCGTGGCCGATAAAGAGTACTATTTTGATCGGAACCCCTCCCTGTTCAGATACGTTTTGAACTTTTATTACACGGGGAAGCTGCACGTCATGGAGGAGCTGTGCGTGTTCTCGTTCTGCCAGGAGATCGAGTACTGGGGCATCAACGAGCTCTTCCTAGATTCCTGCTGCAGTAATCGCTACCACGAGCGCAAGGAGGAAAACCACGAGAAGGACTGGGACCAGAAGAGCAATGATGTGAGTACCGACTCCTCGTTCGAAGAGTCGTCTCTGTTCGAGAAGGAGCTGGAGAAGTTTGACAAGCTGCGATTCGGTCAGCTCCGGAAGAAGATCTGGATTCGCACGGAGAACCCAGCCTACTGCCTGTCGGCCAAGCTCATCGCCATCTCCTCCCTGAGCGTGGTGCTGGCCTCCATCGTGGCCATGTGCGTCCACAGCATGTCGGAGTTCCAGAACGAGGACGGGGAGGTGGACGACCCCGTGCTGGAAGGCGTCGAGATCGCGTGCATCGCGTGGTTCACCGTCGAGCTGGCCATCCGGCTGGTTGCTGCTCCCTGTCAAAAGAAATTCTGGAAAAATCCTCTGAACATAATCGACTTCATCTCCATTATTCCCTTTTATGCCACGTTGGCTGTAGACACCAAGAAGGAAGAGAGCGAGGACATTGAAAACATGGGCAAGGTGGTCCAGATCCTCAGGCTTATGAGGATTTTCCGCATCCTCAAGCTTGCCCGGCACTCGGTAGGACTTCGGTCTCTCGGTGCCACACTGAGGCATAGCTACCACGAAGTTGGGCTGCTGCTTCTCTTCCTGTCGGTGGGCATTTCCATCTTTTCTGTGCTTATCTACTCTGTGGAGAAAGATGACCACACGTCCAGCCTCACCAGCATCCCTGTCTGCTGGTGGTGGGCCACCATCAGCATGACAACCGTGGGCTACGGAGACACCCACCCAGTCACCTTGGCTGGGAAGCTTATCGCCAGCACGTGCATCATCTGTGGCATCTTGGTGGTGGCCCTTCCCATCACCATTATCTTCAACAAGTTTTCCAAGTACTACCAGAAGCAAAAGGACATTGACATGGACCAGTGTAGTGAGGACCCACCGGAGAAGTGTCATGAGCTCCCTTACTTTAACATTAGGGACATTTATGCCCAGCGGATGCATGCCTTCATCACCAGTCTCTCTTCTGTGGGCATCGTGGTGAGCGACCCCGATACCACAGACGCTTCAAGCATTGAAGACAACGAGGATGTTTATAATGTGGCATCCTTGGAgaactgcacagcaaaatga